From a region of the Odoribacter splanchnicus DSM 20712 genome:
- a CDS encoding TlpA disulfide reductase family protein: protein MKKWITLNLCLLLSGFLAGQSENKETQPVKGYEINGFITGKYTGKVYLVKEDGMHGPQTKVDSCEVKEGRFRFKGDTVPEYSVIYFIQSHDGQLAPVFLEAGQMNMTMRADYFLGSVTKGTINNNLWSLHQLQTRYWIDSMLLASNTHYMRYGRGSFAVEDSLFKYRTWEQNTKKLNMEKYMARFYNDQAFAPFIMLFEMTNELSLDELKELRGQLNEKLNNHPYTKELDEIIANKEFKVGVEAPEFSIKGMDGEDIELKNFAGKYILLDFWASWCGPCRNEMPNVVKLYKECKGKNFEIIGISLDQKPEPWKKAVKDLKMTWPQACDFQVWYGPVARKYNLSAVPYTVLINPEGRIEALNLRGEELINTIKTLLKNDKKK, encoded by the coding sequence ATGAAAAAATGGATCACCCTAAACTTGTGCCTGTTACTATCCGGATTCCTGGCCGGACAGTCTGAAAACAAAGAAACGCAGCCCGTCAAAGGCTATGAAATCAACGGCTTCATCACCGGCAAATACACCGGCAAGGTATATCTTGTAAAAGAAGACGGCATGCACGGACCACAAACCAAAGTGGACAGCTGCGAAGTGAAAGAGGGACGGTTCCGGTTCAAAGGAGATACTGTACCCGAATACTCCGTGATTTATTTCATCCAAAGCCACGACGGTCAGTTGGCACCCGTCTTTTTGGAGGCAGGTCAGATGAACATGACCATGCGTGCCGACTATTTCCTGGGTTCAGTAACCAAAGGTACCATCAACAACAACCTGTGGTCGCTCCACCAGTTGCAGACAAGATACTGGATCGACAGCATGCTGCTGGCTTCCAACACCCACTACATGCGCTACGGACGCGGAAGTTTTGCAGTGGAGGACAGCCTGTTCAAATACCGCACCTGGGAACAGAACACCAAGAAACTGAACATGGAGAAATACATGGCACGCTTCTATAACGACCAGGCTTTCGCACCGTTCATCATGCTGTTCGAGATGACCAACGAACTGTCATTGGACGAACTGAAAGAATTGCGCGGACAGTTGAACGAAAAGCTCAACAACCACCCGTACACCAAGGAGCTGGATGAAATCATCGCCAACAAGGAGTTCAAGGTGGGCGTAGAGGCTCCGGAATTCTCCATCAAGGGAATGGACGGCGAGGACATCGAACTGAAGAACTTTGCAGGCAAATACATCCTGCTCGACTTCTGGGCATCCTGGTGCGGACCATGCCGCAATGAAATGCCGAATGTAGTGAAGCTCTACAAGGAATGCAAGGGCAAGAACTTTGAAATCATCGGTATCTCTCTGGACCAGAAACCGGAACCCTGGAAAAAGGCTGTGAAAGACCTGAAGATGACCTGGCCGCAGGCTTGCGACTTCCAGGTATGGTACGGACCGGTGGCACGCAAATACAACCTTTCGGCTGTCCCCTACACCGTACTGATCAACCCGGAAGGAAGAATCGAAGCCCTGAACCTGCGCGGAGAAGAGCTGATCAATACCATCAAGACCCTATTGAAAAACGACAAAAAGAAATAA
- a CDS encoding SusC/RagA family TonB-linked outer membrane protein: protein MQKKKMLQEFLGHRFLVFALFMLIFSGGLKAAEEEYQKKKISVQIVNETIEQALNKIGNIADIRFFYNHASFDFSKKININITDKELRDAIGQVLAGYAVDVEYQPNRTVVLRPRKELPAHDVQKISGVVKDAKTGEPLLGASIVLKEQRGVGAVTNMDGRFHLEIMEGSATALVISFVGYQEEEVNIAGKGDMADIVVKLTAMSIEMEDVVVTGMAPRKVSGFTGRYVTVKGDQLKKLNPNNLLQALQLFDPSFRIVENNTAGSDPNALPEFRLRGDVQLGQGATGSSADFQMLMGDYSNRPNMPLFILDGFETTLQRIIDLDPERVESITILKDAAGTALYGSRASNGVLVFETKKPKPGALTLSYSGNVGISVPDLSDYNLMNASEKLEYERSAGLFESVDMLNYYNKYKQEILRGVNTYWLSQPLRTALTHRHTLNMEGGDEAIRYSLSLNYGDEFGVMKGSDRNNVGLTLSLQYRRKKWNISNSLSMTNTKSHNSPYGSFSEYTKLNPYYRLTDENGRYQQVIEIKPMSSANNPKTVTNPLYNVQFPNKDLSNNFSIVDNFSIEYAIMDNLRVNGQVSLTKSTARSEQFKSSHHTDFAPEEDLTQRGSYTKSTGESVSWNANAALNYNLVKGKHGMFALLRWDVSSSKSDGINLSAKGFPDDNMDDFLFAFEMDQRVNGEESTQRSVGMTGSLNYMYDQRFSVDFNIRGDLSSQFGADTKMAPFWSVGLRWNMEREKWLEGSIISNLTLFGSVGTTGSQSYSPYQAKETYSFGDLMFPYPSGDVLGAQLMAIGNPDLGWSKTMQKSVSLEFGLWNSRLNATVSYYHNYTDEMLLGTNIQPSTGFSTLTRNVGAVLNEGVDVSLNGLLINNYENQFQWSLSVNATHNRNVIKKLSNELKEMNRKNQENRNEILPIYEEGESTTVIKSVRSLGIDPATGQELFQKLNGEKTFVWDAADKVPVGDTEPKVRGAVNSSLIWKNLSVNLGFSYQFGADRYNQTLVDKIENIDISQNVDRRAAGSDRWSPTNRYAKYKGISFFNQQTPVSTRFLQKLNEFVFNSVSIGYRFEPKQFKFLEACKIASLSLNASMQDIGRISSVKQERGLDYPFARSFNLSLSVLFN from the coding sequence ATGCAAAAGAAGAAAATGTTACAGGAATTTCTAGGCCATCGGTTCCTGGTGTTTGCTTTATTTATGCTGATTTTTTCCGGTGGACTAAAAGCTGCAGAGGAAGAATATCAAAAAAAGAAAATTTCAGTACAGATAGTTAATGAAACAATAGAACAAGCCCTAAATAAAATCGGCAACATTGCTGATATCCGCTTTTTCTATAATCATGCGTCATTTGATTTTTCTAAAAAAATCAATATAAATATCACCGACAAGGAGTTGCGGGATGCTATCGGACAGGTGTTGGCAGGATATGCCGTAGATGTGGAATACCAGCCTAACCGTACCGTTGTATTACGCCCCCGGAAAGAGCTACCTGCCCATGACGTACAAAAAATCAGCGGTGTGGTAAAAGATGCCAAAACAGGCGAGCCGCTGCTTGGAGCCAGTATTGTACTGAAGGAACAGAGAGGTGTGGGGGCTGTGACCAACATGGACGGTCGTTTCCACCTGGAAATTATGGAAGGTAGCGCTACAGCACTGGTTATTAGTTTTGTCGGGTATCAAGAAGAAGAAGTCAACATTGCCGGTAAAGGAGATATGGCAGATATCGTGGTAAAACTGACAGCCATGTCTATTGAAATGGAAGATGTTGTGGTAACAGGTATGGCGCCCCGTAAAGTGTCCGGTTTTACCGGCCGTTATGTCACTGTCAAAGGCGATCAGTTGAAGAAATTGAATCCGAACAACCTGTTGCAGGCGCTCCAGCTTTTCGACCCGAGTTTCCGCATCGTGGAAAACAATACGGCAGGTTCCGACCCTAACGCATTGCCTGAATTCCGTCTGCGCGGAGACGTCCAGTTGGGCCAGGGAGCTACCGGTTCCAGTGCAGATTTCCAGATGTTGATGGGAGACTATTCCAACCGTCCTAACATGCCGTTGTTCATTCTGGACGGTTTTGAGACGACCTTGCAGCGCATTATCGACCTGGACCCGGAGCGCGTAGAATCTATTACCATTCTGAAAGATGCTGCCGGTACTGCCCTTTACGGTTCGAGAGCCTCTAACGGAGTGTTGGTTTTTGAAACCAAGAAACCGAAACCGGGTGCATTGACGTTGAGTTACAGCGGCAATGTGGGAATTTCTGTTCCGGACCTGTCCGACTACAACCTGATGAATGCGTCCGAAAAATTGGAATACGAGAGATCTGCCGGATTGTTTGAGAGCGTAGACATGTTGAACTATTACAACAAATACAAACAGGAAATATTGCGCGGAGTAAACACCTATTGGCTGTCGCAACCGTTGCGTACGGCACTCACCCATCGCCACACCCTGAACATGGAGGGCGGAGACGAGGCAATCCGTTATAGCCTGAGCCTGAACTACGGGGATGAGTTCGGAGTCATGAAAGGCTCGGACCGTAACAACGTAGGTCTGACCCTTTCCTTGCAATACCGCCGCAAGAAATGGAATATCAGCAACTCATTGAGCATGACAAACACCAAATCGCATAATTCGCCTTACGGTTCATTCTCGGAATATACGAAACTGAATCCCTATTACCGTCTGACAGATGAAAACGGCCGTTATCAGCAGGTAATAGAAATCAAGCCCATGTCATCGGCAAACAACCCGAAGACGGTTACCAATCCATTATATAATGTACAGTTTCCCAATAAAGACCTGTCAAACAATTTCAGTATTGTAGACAACTTCTCTATCGAATATGCCATTATGGACAATCTCCGTGTCAACGGACAGGTGTCTTTGACAAAGAGCACGGCCCGTTCGGAGCAGTTCAAATCGTCGCACCACACTGATTTTGCTCCTGAAGAAGACCTGACCCAGCGCGGTTCCTATACAAAAAGTACCGGAGAGTCTGTAAGCTGGAATGCCAACGCTGCCTTGAACTACAACCTGGTAAAAGGCAAACACGGAATGTTCGCCTTGCTCCGCTGGGATGTCTCTTCATCGAAAAGCGACGGTATCAACCTTTCTGCAAAGGGATTCCCGGATGACAACATGGACGATTTCCTGTTTGCCTTCGAAATGGACCAGCGGGTGAACGGAGAGGAATCCACCCAACGCAGCGTGGGTATGACCGGTTCGTTGAACTATATGTATGACCAGCGTTTTTCCGTAGACTTCAATATCCGCGGCGACCTTTCTTCACAATTCGGTGCCGATACCAAAATGGCACCCTTCTGGTCGGTGGGGCTGCGTTGGAACATGGAGCGCGAGAAGTGGCTGGAGGGAAGCATCATTTCCAATCTGACGCTTTTTGGAAGTGTCGGAACAACCGGTTCTCAAAGTTATTCGCCTTATCAAGCCAAGGAGACCTATTCGTTTGGAGATTTGATGTTCCCCTATCCTTCGGGAGATGTCCTGGGAGCACAGTTGATGGCAATCGGAAATCCGGATTTGGGATGGTCGAAAACCATGCAGAAAAGTGTCTCTTTGGAATTCGGTTTGTGGAACAGCCGCTTGAATGCAACTGTTTCATATTACCACAATTACACCGATGAGATGTTGCTGGGAACAAACATCCAGCCTTCTACCGGTTTCAGCACGCTGACCCGTAATGTGGGAGCTGTATTGAATGAGGGTGTAGACGTTTCATTGAATGGTTTGCTCATCAACAACTACGAAAACCAGTTCCAGTGGAGTCTCAGCGTAAATGCCACCCACAACCGGAATGTCATTAAAAAGCTGTCCAATGAGCTGAAAGAAATGAACCGTAAGAACCAGGAAAATAGAAACGAGATATTGCCTATATACGAAGAGGGTGAATCTACGACTGTCATCAAATCCGTACGTTCTTTGGGTATCGACCCGGCAACCGGTCAGGAACTGTTCCAGAAATTGAACGGCGAAAAGACCTTTGTCTGGGATGCTGCCGACAAAGTGCCGGTAGGCGACACGGAACCCAAAGTGCGCGGAGCAGTCAACTCTTCGCTTATATGGAAGAACCTTTCTGTCAATTTGGGTTTCTCCTATCAGTTCGGGGCAGACCGCTACAACCAGACCCTGGTAGATAAAATCGAGAACATAGACATCTCGCAAAACGTAGACCGCCGTGCTGCGGGTTCCGACCGCTGGAGTCCGACAAACCGCTATGCAAAATACAAAGGAATCTCTTTCTTTAATCAGCAGACACCGGTAAGTACCCGTTTCTTGCAGAAATTAAATGAATTTGTATTCAATTCCGTATCCATCGGCTACCGTTTTGAGCCCAAGCAGTTCAAATTCCTGGAAGCATGCAAGATTGCAAGTTTGTCGCTGAATGCTTCCATGCAGGATATCGGGCGAATCTCTTCCGTAAAACAGGAAAGAGGTCTGGATTATCCTTTTGCGCGGAGCTTTAACCTGTCTTTATCTGTATTATTCAATTAA
- a CDS encoding RagB/SusD family nutrient uptake outer membrane protein, whose protein sequence is MFRIRILSAWVIMTMLFSACADWVNVSPKDEIEADKLFKSENGFKVALIGVYSRMTLLDNYGKRLSYDYIERLAQRYDNYDISVAPSDKTRAEIYDYKNNANAKGYVNSVWVNQFGTIANLNNLLYRLEHEGKDVVLTDGYWNLMKGEALGLRAFHYFDLLRLYGPVYSEDPEMKCLPWRTEFNADQKSLESAGVIAQHILEDLTQAEELLKDDPLNYKNDLNDPFLGLRKHRMNKMAVKALMARVYLWIGDKENAALKAKEVIEQCGLELVISNIQDASLYDETIFCLGMDDMANKLKDDWKSINTYSNELYISYDNANTVFERTTIGLNDIRYRNSYGFIHGNNGLMCRKYLSKDKNYSEKIPLIRLSEMYYILAESVSLKESVTYINKVRNARGISRNNNIEANDSYDEAARKEALNKEYQKDFFAEGQYFYFLKRHNYKTFWRCPVEKMDYYVLPTPDDEIAYGNGK, encoded by the coding sequence ATGTTTAGAATACGAATTTTAAGTGCCTGGGTTATAATGACAATGCTCTTTTCCGCCTGTGCAGATTGGGTGAATGTCAGCCCGAAAGATGAAATAGAAGCCGACAAGCTGTTCAAATCGGAAAACGGTTTCAAGGTTGCCCTGATAGGTGTATATTCCCGCATGACCTTGCTCGACAATTACGGGAAGAGACTGTCGTATGATTATATAGAACGACTTGCCCAGCGTTACGACAACTACGACATATCGGTTGCTCCGTCTGACAAAACGCGTGCGGAAATCTATGATTACAAGAATAATGCGAATGCCAAAGGGTATGTCAACTCCGTTTGGGTAAACCAGTTTGGAACCATTGCCAACCTCAACAACCTGCTTTACCGCCTGGAGCATGAAGGGAAAGATGTTGTGCTTACGGACGGCTATTGGAACCTGATGAAAGGTGAAGCATTGGGTTTGCGTGCATTCCATTATTTTGACCTGCTTCGCCTGTACGGTCCTGTATATAGTGAAGACCCGGAGATGAAATGCCTGCCCTGGCGTACGGAATTCAATGCCGACCAGAAATCCCTGGAGTCTGCCGGTGTCATTGCACAGCACATTCTGGAAGACCTGACGCAAGCCGAGGAGTTGTTGAAAGACGACCCGTTGAATTATAAAAATGATTTGAATGACCCGTTCCTGGGATTGCGCAAGCACAGAATGAACAAAATGGCAGTCAAGGCGTTGATGGCAAGAGTGTATCTCTGGATTGGCGACAAGGAAAACGCTGCGCTGAAAGCCAAGGAGGTGATAGAGCAGTGTGGACTGGAGCTCGTGATAAGCAATATCCAGGATGCCTCCCTGTATGATGAGACTATTTTCTGCCTGGGCATGGATGATATGGCGAACAAATTGAAAGATGACTGGAAAAGCATCAACACTTACAGTAATGAACTGTATATCTCGTACGATAATGCAAACACTGTATTTGAGCGCACCACCATCGGCTTGAACGATATACGCTACCGGAACAGCTACGGGTTTATCCACGGCAACAACGGGTTGATGTGCCGCAAATATCTGAGCAAAGACAAGAACTACAGCGAGAAAATACCGTTGATCCGCCTCTCTGAAATGTATTACATCCTGGCGGAATCCGTTTCTCTGAAAGAGAGCGTCACCTATATCAATAAGGTGAGGAATGCAAGGGGAATCTCCCGCAACAATAACATCGAAGCAAACGATTCATACGATGAGGCTGCACGCAAGGAGGCTCTGAACAAAGAGTACCAAAAGGATTTTTTTGCAGAAGGACAGTATTTCTATTTCCTGAAACGGCACAACTATAAAACCTTCTGGCGTTGTCCGGTTGAGAAGATGGACTATTACGTACTGCCGACTCCGGATGATGAAATTGCCTATGGAAACGGGAAATAA
- a CDS encoding DUF4843 domain-containing protein has protein sequence MRKYIYSIFLLGLFSCQEEGVVQYTQEKDGLQFSANSSEDMTKVFNFATATYEEEINGEPKTFYYGDSLAAYTFERVVLDLQGFPTPDEREYKLKTVLVEDQDSSKVAEVVFEPYYSLAPNQLKDTIKITVLRPKTRGTYTVGITVDTEGNEAFFDKGVVEKSILRLDIQDVYEQPKGWEERLEWLGEFDEEKYAFMVTVSKQAFSKENNHMWNETDKYNLELRQALARFNASAAPEDQKKFSFPVTTKLVWWDKQLKFLGEFSEEKHEFIKNLLSEEGETLANNSKLEYWNLVFRDAVAEQGITEFSFPVVTVQSSWWRESLLGAFSPEKQEFIVRELFPRSDYQIKDGTWDYANPVLRVLLEQYNAEHPEAPLAFDFPIEGRPEWWDFRESYLGEYSDIKRDIAVVAVLTEQMYYGECNINPLVNQNMSMDNVMGAIRDAINAYNKEHPDSQLELPASAPGWWAEKSNYLGDYSPEKEAFMQQIMPVYNATYQEWANWTDWNPIFRYELAAYNSAYPDAPYGFTFPEVDTKPSYWDELPYLGEYSEAKRVFIWITLMPKNYGNVDGWFLGAPSEWGNPNDWPARHTTLTEAYANRYEDFMKKYAGANPTPFDFPASW, from the coding sequence ATGAGAAAATATATTTATTCGATTTTTCTGCTGGGTCTGTTTTCCTGTCAGGAAGAAGGCGTGGTCCAATATACGCAGGAAAAAGACGGTTTGCAGTTTTCTGCCAACAGCAGTGAAGATATGACCAAAGTGTTCAATTTTGCCACTGCCACCTATGAAGAGGAAATAAACGGCGAGCCGAAAACATTCTATTACGGGGATTCGCTGGCAGCATATACCTTTGAACGGGTTGTGCTGGATTTGCAGGGGTTCCCGACTCCCGATGAAAGAGAGTATAAATTGAAAACCGTTTTGGTGGAAGACCAGGATTCCAGCAAGGTTGCCGAGGTTGTGTTTGAGCCGTATTATAGCCTGGCTCCCAATCAATTGAAAGATACCATCAAGATAACCGTGTTGCGTCCCAAGACAAGAGGAACCTATACGGTCGGAATCACGGTCGATACGGAAGGGAATGAGGCGTTCTTCGACAAGGGTGTCGTGGAGAAATCCATACTGCGTCTGGATATCCAGGATGTGTATGAACAACCGAAAGGTTGGGAGGAACGTCTGGAGTGGCTCGGAGAATTTGACGAAGAAAAGTATGCTTTTATGGTGACGGTTTCCAAACAGGCTTTCAGCAAGGAAAACAACCACATGTGGAACGAGACGGACAAATACAATCTGGAGTTACGTCAGGCATTGGCAAGGTTCAATGCCAGTGCAGCACCGGAAGACCAGAAGAAATTCAGTTTCCCTGTAACGACAAAATTGGTATGGTGGGACAAACAGCTGAAATTCCTGGGTGAATTTTCGGAAGAAAAGCATGAGTTTATCAAGAATCTGCTGAGTGAAGAGGGTGAGACCTTGGCAAACAACAGTAAATTGGAATACTGGAATCTGGTGTTCAGGGATGCAGTTGCGGAACAGGGTATCACCGAATTCTCTTTCCCGGTCGTTACCGTGCAGTCGTCCTGGTGGCGTGAGTCTTTGTTGGGAGCTTTCTCGCCCGAGAAACAGGAATTCATTGTCCGCGAACTTTTCCCGCGCAGTGATTATCAAATCAAAGACGGCACCTGGGATTATGCCAATCCGGTGCTGCGGGTGTTGTTGGAACAATACAATGCAGAACATCCGGAAGCTCCGCTTGCCTTTGATTTTCCGATAGAGGGACGTCCGGAATGGTGGGATTTCCGTGAATCGTATCTGGGAGAATATTCGGATATCAAACGGGACATTGCGGTAGTTGCCGTATTGACAGAGCAGATGTATTACGGCGAATGCAACATCAATCCTTTGGTGAACCAGAATATGAGCATGGATAATGTCATGGGTGCCATCCGTGATGCTATTAACGCATACAACAAGGAACATCCGGACAGCCAGCTTGAATTGCCGGCTTCTGCTCCGGGATGGTGGGCTGAAAAGAGCAACTATTTAGGCGACTATTCTCCGGAAAAAGAGGCATTCATGCAGCAGATAATGCCGGTGTATAATGCAACATATCAGGAATGGGCAAATTGGACAGATTGGAACCCCATTTTCCGCTATGAACTGGCAGCCTACAACAGTGCTTATCCGGATGCACCTTACGGATTCACTTTCCCTGAAGTCGATACCAAACCATCCTATTGGGATGAGTTGCCTTATTTGGGAGAATACTCGGAAGCGAAGCGGGTGTTTATATGGATTACTTTGATGCCTAAGAATTATGGTAATGTTGACGGTTGGTTCCTGGGAGCTCCTTCTGAATGGGGAAATCCAAACGACTGGCCTGCAAGACATACGACCTTGACCGAGGCATACGCCAATAGATACGAAGACTTTATGAAGAAATATGCCGGTGCAAATCCGACACCGTTTGATTTCCCGGCTTCTTGGTAA
- a CDS encoding PKD-like family lipoprotein → MKKTISIFMLAALLIGGLAGCYEDKGNYKYRDINEVTYKILPESEDGYYRFKQPPMDTMYVDYTVDLSQSQAANEENLEFLWLVSYSKDKKTVTDTITTRDLRLAFPPKKSSAFDIVFSLTDKQTNVSSYKELHIKTVYPYVNSWLVLNGDKENARISAVEDPDSLNYVFTEDAYTALGYKKRFEDITELVYAPAITENVSAPEWLYIVSPDSVWALFPFEMKVEKKQSDILPDIIVANKTEVAYGLDGTPNSGGTVILVDENKRFYYSNFNNGKGVFQQPAVAKDLKDTYQVDLIAKSEKSNYLCFWDDERKKFLYFSISGGSEITLFPEEYNDWTGKEVVWMGTDNQDKEHKDGIAIAIVKDTKDQSYWTYRFSTEQTITGTPIGELPINKDSQFATTSAFPDQFFYTVDSKVYLFNVASLETYELYDAGSPITKMQFRITGEHQLTEKWNYMQRCLALTVDKGDQGELHELTLTTAGDIETSRIFEGFGPIKDMCFTFINRIQR, encoded by the coding sequence ATGAAAAAGACAATATCAATATTCATGCTGGCAGCCCTCTTAATCGGAGGGTTGGCCGGATGCTATGAGGACAAAGGCAACTATAAATACAGGGACATCAATGAGGTCACTTATAAAATATTGCCTGAAAGTGAGGACGGCTATTACCGGTTCAAGCAGCCGCCCATGGACACCATGTATGTAGATTATACCGTCGATTTGTCGCAGAGCCAGGCAGCCAACGAAGAAAACCTGGAGTTCTTGTGGCTGGTCAGCTACAGCAAAGACAAAAAAACAGTGACCGATACCATCACTACCAGGGATTTAAGGCTGGCATTCCCGCCGAAGAAATCCTCTGCTTTCGATATCGTGTTTTCCCTGACGGACAAGCAGACGAATGTCAGTTCGTACAAAGAGCTGCACATCAAGACCGTTTATCCGTATGTCAACAGTTGGCTGGTGTTGAACGGGGATAAAGAAAATGCACGTATCTCTGCCGTAGAAGACCCTGATTCGTTGAATTATGTCTTCACGGAAGACGCTTATACGGCATTGGGGTATAAAAAACGTTTTGAAGATATCACCGAGTTGGTATATGCACCGGCAATCACCGAAAACGTAAGTGCTCCGGAATGGCTCTATATCGTTTCGCCCGACAGTGTCTGGGCGTTGTTCCCTTTTGAAATGAAGGTGGAAAAAAAGCAGAGTGACATTTTGCCGGACATTATCGTTGCCAACAAAACCGAAGTGGCATATGGATTGGACGGAACACCCAACAGTGGCGGAACCGTGATATTGGTGGATGAAAACAAACGCTTTTATTATTCAAACTTCAATAACGGGAAAGGTGTGTTTCAGCAACCTGCCGTTGCAAAGGATTTGAAGGATACTTATCAGGTCGATTTGATTGCAAAATCTGAAAAGAGCAACTATCTGTGTTTTTGGGATGATGAAAGAAAGAAATTCCTCTACTTCAGTATAAGCGGAGGAAGTGAAATCACGCTTTTCCCGGAAGAGTATAATGACTGGACGGGCAAGGAAGTGGTATGGATGGGGACAGATAACCAAGACAAAGAGCACAAAGACGGGATAGCAATCGCCATTGTCAAAGATACCAAAGACCAAAGCTACTGGACTTATCGTTTTAGCACAGAACAGACCATCACAGGCACTCCTATCGGAGAACTGCCGATCAACAAGGATTCGCAATTTGCCACGACAAGCGCATTCCCTGACCAGTTTTTCTATACCGTAGACTCCAAGGTGTATCTGTTCAATGTAGCAAGTCTGGAAACGTACGAACTGTATGATGCCGGAAGTCCCATTACAAAAATGCAATTCCGCATTACAGGAGAGCACCAACTCACAGAAAAATGGAATTACATGCAACGCTGTCTGGCGCTTACTGTAGACAAGGGAGACCAAGGGGAACTGCACGAGCTGACCTTGACAACGGCAGGAGATATCGAGACCTCCCGTATTTTCGAGGGATTCGGTCCCATCAAGGATATGTGTTTCACCTTTATTAATCGCATTCAAAGATGA